The stretch of DNA TGACCTACGTCCATTCCGGTTCGGGCGTGCGGTTCTGCGGCGATCACATCGGCGAGATCAATTCGCCCGAGCTCGTGCTGATCGGCGCCGACGTGCCGCACTACTGGAGCGGTCTCCGCCAGTCGAGCGGCGTCGCGTTGCAGTGGGACATCGGCCCGAGCGGCCCGCTAGGCTCGTTGCGCGAGACGGCGCGCCTCAACGCGCTGTGGGAAGCTTCGCGACGCGGCTTGCTCTTCCCAAGACGCGTCGCGATCTCTGTTGGCGGAGTCCTACGCGACATGCCGCGGCGTTCCAATCTCCGCCGCCTTGCCGATTTGCTCGGCGTCCTCGATCAGCTCGCCAGCGGTGAACGCCACGCCACACGGCTCAGCAGCAAACCGTTCGTCGTCGGCAGCCACGCCGCGCATGCGGAGACCGTGTCACGCACGATCGATCTTCTGGTCAATCATTTCCACGAGCCGTTGTCGCTCGACGACCTATCGCAAGCGGTCGGCGTGTCGCGGGCGACGCTCTGCCGGGCGTTCCGCCGCTACACGGGTCGCAGCGTCGTCGAGTTCCTCAACGAGGTGCGTATCGATCACGCTAAACGACGGCTTATCGAGTCGGACGAAGCCGTCGCCTCGATCGCGTTCGCCGTCGGCTTCACAAACCTCTCGAATTTCAATCGGCGGTTTCGAGAGAGTGTCGGCAAGAGCCCGCGCGCGTATCGCAGCGAGTGTTTCGTTGCGCCGGCGTGATTCGTCTTGGTCATCGAGCCGATGGCTGTGGGAGGGGTCTCCAGACCCCGATGACGCGCACCATGCCGTCTTCGCCTCGACGCCGTAATCGAGGTCTGGAGACCCCTCCCACAGGATCATGCTTTTTGCGAACGCATCGCCCGCTCATAAGCCTCCAGCCACTTCTCGAAGCACGGCTCCCAGCTGAACTTCTCCTCGACGTGCCGCCGCGCCGCTGCGCCCATCGCTTCGCGGTCTTTGATCACCTCTTCAATCGCTCTGGCGAATGCAGCGGCGTCGTCCACCGGCGCTAGACGCCCCAAATCCTTCGGCACACGCTCCACTAGCGCTCCGCCTTCCACGCCAACCACCGGCAAGCCGCACGCTTGTGCTTCGACAACGGAGAGGCCAAACGTCTCATGAGCGCCCGCTGTGACATAGACATCCGCCGACGCGGTTAGCGTGGCGAATCGTTCGGGGTCGGATTCATACGGCAGCACGACGACGCGATTGTCGTCGAGCACTTCGAGCTCTTCGCGCTGCGGGCCTTCGCCGATGAGCACTAGCTTCACTTTCAGGTTCGGGTCGAGCTGTTTGATCGCTTCAACCAAGTGCAGCGGTCGCTTTTCGACGTCGAGCCGACCGGCGAACATCAACAGCGTTTCCTCCGGGGCGACGCCAAGCTCGGCGCGTTTCTCCTCGCTGCGTTTGTGGGGATGGAATCGCGCAACATCAACGCCGAGCGGGACCACGTCCACGTAGCCGTTGACGCCGTACTCGAGCAAACGAGTCGCCTGCGCCGGTGACGCGGCGAGTCGCACGTCGCAGCGCTCGAAGACCGATCCGACGTACGCCTCGGCGCCCGATTCAGCGAGGTCGGCCAATCGGTCTTCGAGCCAATCCGTCAAGTCGTTCCAGTGCGGCATGTCACGGATCGGGCCGCCGACGTAGGCGTCGGCGATGTCGCTGTGGAAGTAGCCACCGACGACGACGTTCCGGCCGGCGTCGCGCTGCTGCTGGCGGTAACGGAACGCCGGCCAGGGCGAAACGTAGAAGCTGCCCAGCTCGACCGCGTCCGGCGCCGACTCGTCGAGCGCCTGCTTGATCTTGTCGGGCCGCCAGAAGACGCGGTACGGCTTGCAGCCGGGCAGGTAGGGGCTGGCGATGCGATGCGTCGTATTGCGTCCCTCGGCGATGACCTCATCGGTCTCGCCGGGGACGATCAGCACGTGCTCATGATTTGTGTGTCGATTGAGATACTCACGCTTGGCGTCGATGTACGTGCGGATGCCGCCGCTGGTCTCGGTGTACGAGAGCGTGATGTCGCA from Botrimarina mediterranea encodes:
- a CDS encoding AraC family transcriptional regulator, with protein sequence MPIYREAIETLPDQSLRLLRWSASLADVRVCVSPRRSAPLDGSGARWHAHRQVELTYVHSGSGVRFCGDHIGEINSPELVLIGADVPHYWSGLRQSSGVALQWDIGPSGPLGSLRETARLNALWEASRRGLLFPRRVAISVGGVLRDMPRRSNLRRLADLLGVLDQLASGERHATRLSSKPFVVGSHAAHAETVSRTIDLLVNHFHEPLSLDDLSQAVGVSRATLCRAFRRYTGRSVVEFLNEVRIDHAKRRLIESDEAVASIAFAVGFTNLSNFNRRFRESVGKSPRAYRSECFVAPA
- a CDS encoding glycosyltransferase, whose protein sequence is MKFCDITLSYTETSGGIRTYIDAKREYLNRHTNHEHVLIVPGETDEVIAEGRNTTHRIASPYLPGCKPYRVFWRPDKIKQALDESAPDAVELGSFYVSPWPAFRYRQQQRDAGRNVVVGGYFHSDIADAYVGGPIRDMPHWNDLTDWLEDRLADLAESGAEAYVGSVFERCDVRLAASPAQATRLLEYGVNGYVDVVPLGVDVARFHPHKRSEEKRAELGVAPEETLLMFAGRLDVEKRPLHLVEAIKQLDPNLKVKLVLIGEGPQREELEVLDDNRVVVLPYESDPERFATLTASADVYVTAGAHETFGLSVVEAQACGLPVVGVEGGALVERVPKDLGRLAPVDDAAAFARAIEEVIKDREAMGAAARRHVEEKFSWEPCFEKWLEAYERAMRSQKA